The window TTAGTAAAATAAAAGACGGAAATGCTTGATGCTTTCCGCCTTTGTTTTCGCCTTGTTTAGGCTGAAAATAATGTTCGCTTAAGGCAGTCGATCCTTTCCGCCTTTGATCCCCTGACAAAAAATTGATATTTGATAACGTTGCCGGGATGAATTGGCGGGATTAGATCCAAATTGTATTTCAGGAGGTTGAAGTATTCCGCCTGCCCGGAAATGATCCCGATTTGCCGCTCAACCCCTTTGGGGTGCAAAGCAATGATTCGGATGATTCCGTCAATGGCCTGGTCCGTGTTTAATTTAATATCATCGGCCGTCCGACCACCGGCAGCCAACCAATGTCTGGTGCGTACTTTTTTCCACCCAAAAAAGCTGAACGGTCTTAACCTGGCGCAAGCTTTGGCTCTTTTCCACCAGCGTTTGCTCGGGATTTCTTTTACGCCGGGAGGAAGGATGGTGTTTAATCCCGGGTAGACTCTCTTGCTTTTGCCGTTGTTTTTCCATTCGAGCAAACCGGTTAGCAGATCGAGCGTTTCCATTTCATCATACCTTCCCGAGCAGAAGAAATAATCAGGCCGCAAAGTTGAAAGTAGCCCCCGGAAATTCTTTTTAATGCTTGCTTGCAATTTCTCCTTGCCCCATTCAGTAAGAGCATAAACGCCGTTTTTTTTCATCTTGGATTTGCCGCTGGCAATCAGGTAGATAATGACCGGCCGCACGTCTAACTCAGTTTCATGTTCATTTATATTATTCATGATTGGCTCCTGGCTATAGTGAAAGGAACAATATTGTAACAAGGTAAATTAGCAGATTTGTAAATATTAGTCAATTTGGCCGATTTTCCCCGACGACTTAATTTTATGGGCTTGACGGTGCGAGCAAAAATGATACAATTTAATCATAAAAACAATATTTAATTTATGGAAAATAAAAAATTAATTTTATTCGGCGTAATTTTGGGCATCTCTTTGATCATCGGCACTTCGATCATTGCTTGGTCGCTCATAACGATCAAGGCCGCCCAGGATCAGATCACTGTTTCCGGCTCGGCCCGGCAGCGCGTCACTTCCGATTCGGTAAAATGGACTGGCAGCTTTTCGCGGATCATCGCGCAATCCGGAACCAAGGATGGCTACGCGCAGATGAAAAAAGATGAGAACGCGGTAAGAAAATTTTTAGCTGATAATGGCATCAAGGCTGAAGAAATAAATATTTATCCGGTGATGATGCAGGAAAATTATAATTACAACAGCAATAATTCCAATTTGCCCAAGCTATATACTTTAAGCCAGACCGTCGAAGTGCGCTCGAGCGACGTCAATAAGATCAAAAATTTGGCGGCCAATATCCAGCCGCTGGTCGATCAAAATGTTTTCTTTTCCACGACCGCTTTGGAATATTACTATACCAAGCTCGCCGAGATGAGAATCTCGATGCTGCCGGATGCCATCAAGGATGCCAAAGCGCGGGCCGATAAGATCGCCGAGGGTTCGGGCAAAATAATCAAATCGATTAAAACCGTCGATATGGGAGTGGTGCAGGTGCTGTCGCCGAATTCGGTGGATATTTCCGATTACGGCAGCTACGACACTTCCAGCATCGACAAGGAAATAATGATCACCGTCAAAGTAGTTTTTAATCTTAAATAATTTTTAAATAAATGATCCCTCCGCCCAGGGCGGATGGGATTTTATTTTTTAAAATAGAAGCTCTTTCTTTAAAGAGGCTGTCTAATAAGTTGCTTTCGTAGCGAGAGTTTCAAATTTCGAGCAGAATTTTTTATAATTTTTTGAGCTTATACGGGTGTATAGGCGAGAAAATTTAGAAAAAATTATGCCGAAATTTGAAAGTCGCAGTAGAAATGAACTTATTAGACAGCCTCTACAGGGGGCTGTCGGCGAATGCCCTTAAAATAAAAAGAAAGTTCTTTTAAGAAAATTTAATGAATGAAAATCACGCGGCAGTTGTCTGGCTGATATTCGGCCTTTGTGTCATTTTTGGCATAATCGCCGTCTATTTGACACCATTAGCCAGGGCATTCGGCGCCTAAAAAAACAGAAAGAGCCTCTTGGGTAGGAGGCTCTTTTTCGTTTTACCGGGCTTTGGCAATTTTTGCCTTTTTTCTTTTTAGCGTTATTTTTTTCTGAATTTTTTTCTGAAAGTGAAAGCCGGATACTGATAGCTGGTATTTTTTTCCGCTCGCAGGTTAAGCGCTAACGAAAGAACATAGGCTAACTCTTCAAAGCCTTTTTCCCCGTTTTTATTCAAAAATGCAATGTCATATTTGCCGTTTTTGGTTTCCATGGCGGTCCAGTTTATTTCGACCCTGTTTTTATCCAGGGCCAGAAGAATTCCTTCTTTTTCAATAAACATAATAGTGTCGCCATTCCGGATTTTTCGGCTTTTTTTAGTTTCAACATCAAACATACTTCCTCCTTTTAGCTTGTTGATGGATGATTTTGAGGCGTGAAAGGTCATTTAAAGTTATCATTTTATAATTGTTTTGTCAATGGTTCTCGGTAAATTGGCAAGAGCTATCGCATTTTATTCAAAGTGTTTCAAGTTTGCCGTTAAAATGTTAAAATGATTAAGGCAATATTAATTAATTAAATCATCTTATGCAAATCAAATCAGGTTTAAACCAGTTTAAAAATGAACGAGTTTTATTGGCCGTGGCCGGGGATCGGCGGGCTAAATTTTTTATCGCCGGCAACGGTGAAATTGATTTAGTTGGCGAGATCGAAGAGCTGGTTCCGAAATATGAAGACAACGAAGGATTTTTCGGCGGCAAGAAGGGCGGCAAATTAAGCCGGATGGGCAACCCTAACCATGAAGTGAATAAAGAATATTTATTTAATAAATTATCGAGCAAGTTCGAAGAAAAAGTTGGGGAAGCGGAAGCGAAGGAGGGGGCGATGTCAATCTATCTTTTTGCCCCGGCTTTTATTCATACTATGCTGGTCAAATCTTTGCCCAAGGCGATGGCCAAGCGGATAAAAATGAATATCGCCGGAAATTTTTTGCACGCGACGCCGTTCGAGCTTTTGGAATTGATCAGCAAAAATACCGTGGGCGGGAAAGTGATCACTGGCGGGAAGGCGAGAAAGATATTGGAAAGATAAATTGTAATACTAATGTCATACGAATACATACTAATTTAACGAATATTTTTTTAGCACGCATTCGTCATATTAGTATGTATTCGTGGATTAGTATTACAATCGGCAATTGATAATGAAAAATAAATCGCTGCTCAAACATCCTTACAAATTCGCCGCCATCGGCGGGGCTTTTTGGGGCTTAACTTTATTTTTATCGACTTTAATTTCAACGGCCACCGGCTATGGCGCGGCCTTCTTGAATATGGTCGGCGGAATCTATCCCGGCTACGAGATCAGCTTTTCCGGCAGTATCAATGCTTTGTTTTTTGGCTTCATGGACGGTTTTATCATCTGTTTTCTGATCGCTTACTTCAGCGGCGGAAGCAAGAAAGTAAAAAGTAAAAAATAATCCGAACCTACGAAATACC is drawn from Patescibacteria group bacterium and contains these coding sequences:
- a CDS encoding SIMPL domain-containing protein (The SIMPL domain is named for its presence in mouse protein SIMPL (signalling molecule that associates with mouse pelle-like kinase). Bacterial member BP26, from Brucella, was shown to assemble into a channel-like structure, while YggE from E. coli has been associated with resistance to oxidative stress.), which translates into the protein MENKKLILFGVILGISLIIGTSIIAWSLITIKAAQDQITVSGSARQRVTSDSVKWTGSFSRIIAQSGTKDGYAQMKKDENAVRKFLADNGIKAEEINIYPVMMQENYNYNSNNSNLPKLYTLSQTVEVRSSDVNKIKNLAANIQPLVDQNVFFSTTALEYYYTKLAEMRISMLPDAIKDAKARADKIAEGSGKIIKSIKTVDMGVVQVLSPNSVDISDYGSYDTSSIDKEIMITVKVVFNLK